The Amycolatopsis coloradensis sequence AGGCGCCCGGCGGCACGCTGGCGTACTACATCGAGGCGTCGCTCGACGGCTCGCGGCCGGGCACCTACTACGCGAACACCCACGAGGCCGAGCAGCGCCCGAAGCACACGAGCGAGGCGATCGCCTTCCACGAAGCCGTTCCGGGGCACCACTTCCAGATCTGCATCGCGCACAAGCTCAAGGGCCTGCCGATGTTGCGCGGGCACGCGGACGTCAACGCCTACGTCGAGGGCTGGGGGCTCTACTCGGAGCGCCTCGCCGACGAGATGGGCCTGTACTCCAGCGACCTGACCAGGTTCGGCATGCTCACCCAGGATTCGATGCGCGCCGGGCGGCTCGTCGTCGACACCGGGATGCACGCGCTCGGCTGGAGCCGTCAGCAGGCCGTCGACTACCTGGCCGAGAACACGCCCATGGCCAGGGTGGAGATCGAGGCCGAGATCGACCGCTACGCCGCCGTTCCCGGGCAGGCGCTGTCGTACATGGTGGGGCGGCTCGAGATCGAGCGGATCCGTGCCGAGGCCGAGGCCGCGCTCGGCGACCGGTTCGACATCAAGGGCTTCCACGAGGTCGTGCTGAGCAACGGGATCCTCCCGCTACGGGTGCTGGACGACGTGGTGAAGGCCTGGGTGGCCGCGCAGTGAGCCGGGACACAGGCGAAAGGCGGCGTCCCGGCGCATACTGTCGCTAAGCGAGCGCTCAGTAACCTACTAGGGAGATGCCGATGAGGATCGGGACCGCGATCAGCTACGCCGGTGGTTTCGCCGACAGCGTGGCGGACATCGTCGAGCTGGAGAAGGCCGGGCTGGACATCGTCTTCGTCCCCGAGGCCTACTCGTTCGACGCGGTCAGCCAGCTCGGCTACGTCGCGGCGAAGACCGAACGCGTCCAGATCGCCTCGGGCATCTTCCAGATCTACACGCGGACGCCGACGCTGACCGCGATGACCGCCGCCGGGCTGGACTTCGTCTCCGACGGCCGGTTCACGCTCGGCATCGGCGCGTCGGGTCCGCAGGTCATCGAGGGTTTCCACGGCGTGAAGTACGACGCGCCGCTCGGCAGGACCCGCGAGATCATCGACATCTGCCGTCAGGTGTGGCGGCGGGAGAAGGTGGTGCACTCCGGCACGCACTACTCGATCCCGCTGCCACCCGAGCAGGGCACGGGCCTCGGCAAGCCGCTGAAGCTGATCAACCACCCGGTGCGCGAGCGGATCCCGATCCTGCTGGCCTCGATCGGTCCGAAGAACGTCGCGCTCACCGCCGAACTCGCCGAGGGCTGGGAGCCGATCTTCTTCCACCCCGAGAAGGCCGCCGAGGTCTGGGGCGCGTCGCTGGCCGAGGGCAAGGCGAAGCGTGACCCGTCGCTGGGCGAGCTGGACACCTTCGTCGGCACCGCGCTGGCGATCGGTGACGACGTCGAAGGATTGCTGGACCACCTGCGCGGCATGCTGGCGCTCTACATCGGCGGCATGGGCGCGCGCGGCAAGAACTTCTACAACAGTCTCGCTCAGCGGTACGGCTACGAGGCGGAAGCGAAGCTCATCCAGGACCTCTACCTGGACGGCAAGAAGGACGAGGCCGCCGCGGCGGTGCCGAAGGAACTGATCAGGGCGATCTCGCTGATCGGGCCCGAGGGCTACGTCAAGGAGCGCCTCGCCGCCTTTCGTGAGGCCGGTGCGACCACGTTGGTGGTCAACCCGATGCTGCCCGGCCGGGAGGCGCGCGTGGCGCAGGTTTCGAAGCTACGCGAACTCGTCAGCTAGGCACGCGGCGGGGAGGCGAACCTCTCACCTGTATCGATCCGGTATACTTGACCTGCGCGGGTGTACCCCTTTCGTGGTCAAAAAACGGCCTCCCGGTGGAAAGGGAACGTAAACCACGCCTGAACGGCGAGAAAATACGCCATTATCAGGAGTGAAAGCGAGACCTCGGGGGAATCCGTTCGCGACGAAGGTGAGGTGCCTCGCGTGCGCAAGCAGATCGGCGAGCCGTCCGCCGCGGTCCTGGACGTCGGTTCGTTCAGTGCACGGCTGGTAGTCCTGGCCAAGGGTGGTTCGCCACTCGACCCCGTGCTGAGCCACCAGACGCGGCTGCGGCTGGACAGGGAACTCGACGATGACGGGAACCTGACCCGGCGTGGTATCGACGCGGTCTCGTCCGCGGTCGAGGCGGGGATGACGATGGCCGCCAAGCACGGCGTCGAAAACGTGTACCCGCTCGCCACCTCGTCGATCCGCGACGCGGGCAATGTCAAACAGGTCGTCCGCGACGTAGAGAAGGCCACCGGGGTCAAACTGCGCTTCCTCGCCGGCCGCCGCGAGGCCGAACTGGCCTACGTCGGCGCACGCCGGTGGTATGGCGCTTCCGCCGGCGGGCTGCTGGTGCTCGACATCGGCGGCGGGACCGTCGAGCTCGCCGCGGGGGACGGCGAGGAGGCCGGGTTCGCGCACTCCCTGCCGCTCGGCGCGCGCTCCCTGACCCGGGACTGGTTCGCCACCGAGTGTCCGTCGCCCAAGGTCGTGCGGGCGATGCGGGAACACGTCCTCGACGAGGTCCGCGACGCGATGCAGGACGTCCTCCCGCAGATCCGCGACCATCGCGCCGTCGGCTGCTCGAAGGTGCTGCGGCAGCTCGCCCGGCTCGCCGGGGACCGGCCGTCCCGCTCCCGGGAACTGCACCTCGACGACCTCCGCGCGTGGATCCCGCGGCTGGCGAAGCTGCCCGCGAAACGCCGCGCCGAA is a genomic window containing:
- a CDS encoding LLM class F420-dependent oxidoreductase, encoding MRIGTAISYAGGFADSVADIVELEKAGLDIVFVPEAYSFDAVSQLGYVAAKTERVQIASGIFQIYTRTPTLTAMTAAGLDFVSDGRFTLGIGASGPQVIEGFHGVKYDAPLGRTREIIDICRQVWRREKVVHSGTHYSIPLPPEQGTGLGKPLKLINHPVRERIPILLASIGPKNVALTAELAEGWEPIFFHPEKAAEVWGASLAEGKAKRDPSLGELDTFVGTALAIGDDVEGLLDHLRGMLALYIGGMGARGKNFYNSLAQRYGYEAEAKLIQDLYLDGKKDEAAAAVPKELIRAISLIGPEGYVKERLAAFREAGATTLVVNPMLPGREARVAQVSKLRELVS
- a CDS encoding exopolyphosphatase, with product MRKQIGEPSAAVLDVGSFSARLVVLAKGGSPLDPVLSHQTRLRLDRELDDDGNLTRRGIDAVSSAVEAGMTMAAKHGVENVYPLATSSIRDAGNVKQVVRDVEKATGVKLRFLAGRREAELAYVGARRWYGASAGGLLVLDIGGGTVELAAGDGEEAGFAHSLPLGARSLTRDWFATECPSPKVVRAMREHVLDEVRDAMQDVLPQIRDHRAVGCSKVLRQLARLAGDRPSRSRELHLDDLRAWIPRLAKLPAKRRAELPGISRQRSHQALAGAIVAEALLTLSGGQVAICPWSTRDGLLLGMLDGLVTLEGEPAKAA